A part of Aegilops tauschii subsp. strangulata cultivar AL8/78 chromosome 2, Aet v6.0, whole genome shotgun sequence genomic DNA contains:
- the LOC109786366 gene encoding small ribosomal subunit protein mL104 (rPPR9): protein MWRRHLLRRLLPSPATAGTPSPLVRHLSTTPTPSSTTDTTSIASSLAAAVTKLSSTPAPATSPDAYFSLHFSDVRPTNALLAETLSLSPPATSRAAADLFRFLVRRSLHPSDGALALVVRHLARRRDFPAVRTLLQEFPSALGPDTVDAYLFHLARAGRATDALKVFDELPGELRTRGALTSLVSSLSSEGFPQLAERAVKKIAHEIFPDDNICTLLVSGYADAGKLDHALRLIGETRNGGFQPGLDAYNAVLDCVCRLCRKKDPLRMPVEAEKFLVDMEANGIPRDAGTFRVLIKNLCKIRRTEDAMNLFRQMGEWGCSPDADTYLVLIKSLYQAARISEGDELMIWMRSAGFGDKLDRKAYYGFIKVLCGIERVEHAVKVFRLMKGYGHAPGTKSYSLLIEKLASHNLGDRSNALFREAVARGITVTPGVYKIDKRYVKEKKEKKVKKKLTLPEKKILKSKRLYKLKMSFVKKPKRRMRA, encoded by the coding sequence ATGTGGcgccgccacctcctccgccgcctcctaCCATCTCCGGCCACGGCCGGCACCCCCTCCCCGTTGGTTCGCCACCTCTCCACGACACCCACCCCCTCCTCCACCACCGATACCACCTCCATcgcctcctccctcgccgccgcggTCACCAAGCTCTCATCCACCCCGGCCCCCGCCACCTCCCCGGACGCCTACTTCTCCCTCCACTTCTCCGACGTCCGCCCTACCAACGCGCTCCTCGCCGAGacgctctccctctcccctcccgcCACCTCGCGCGCCGCCGCTGACCTCTTCCGCTTCCTCGTCCGCCGCTCGCTCCACCCCTCCGACGGTGCTCTCGCTCTCGTCGTCCgtcacctcgcccgccgccgcgaCTTTCCTGCCGTCCGCACGCTCCTTCAGGAGTTCCCCTCCGCGCTAGGGCCAGACACAGTCGACGCCTACCTCTTTCATCTGGCGAGAGCTGGGCGCGCCACGGACGCGCTCAAGGTGTTCGACGAATTGCCTGGGGAGCTTCGCACCCGTGGGGCGCTCACTTCGCTGGTCTCCTCCCTCTCGTCCGAGGGCTTCCCACAGCTTGCAGAGCGTGCTGTCAAGAAGATCGCTCATGAGATCTTCCCGGATGACAATATTTGCACTTTGCTGGTATCTGGTTATGCTGATGCTGGTAAGCTTGACCATGCGCTAAGGCTGATCGGTGAGACACGAAATGGTGGGTTCCAGCCAGGTTTGGATGCCTACAATGCTGTTCTTGATTGTGTCTGCCGTCTCTGCCGCAAGAAAGACCCGTTAAGGATGCCTGTAGAGGCAGAGAAGTTCTTAGTTGACATGGAGGCCAATGGCATTCCCCGGGATGCGGGAACGTTCCGGGTGCTGATAAAAAATCTCTGTAAGATTCGCAGGACTGAGGATGCAATGAACCTGTTCCGACAAATGGGCGAGTGGGGATGCTCGCCAGATGCTGACACATATCTTGTGCTTATCAAGAGCTTGTACCAGGCTGCCAGGATCTCTGAAGGGGATGAATTGATGATTTGGATGCGGTCTGCAGGTTTTGGAGATAAACTCGATAGGAAGGCGTATTATGGATTCATCAAGGTTTTATGTGGGATTGAGAGGGTTGAGCATGCTGTCAAGGTGTTCCGCCTGATGAAAGGATACGGGCAtgcacctggaacgaaatcataTAGCCTGCTGATTGAGAAGCTGGCTAGTCATAATTTAGGGGATCGTTCAAATGCACTGTTCAGGGAGGCAGTAGCGCGTGGGATTACCGTGACACCAGGAGTCTATAAGATTGACAAGAGGTATGTGaaagagaagaaggagaagaaggtgAAGAAAAAGCTGACTTTACCGGAGAAGAAGATATTAAAGAGCAAGCGGCTGTACAAGCTCAAAATGAGCTTTGTCAAGAAGCCTAAGCGGCGAATGAGGGCTTGA